Proteins found in one bacterium genomic segment:
- a CDS encoding class I SAM-dependent methyltransferase, whose product MSKLDPKTSVELTAATADKHRLYEDAVQNPAAEVEFIDRVYRGEFDRLPRDLREDFCGTLNLGCAWVRERADNTVLGVDLDGPTLDWGRAHNVAPLGAAAARVTMVQDDVRNVSAPSADVIAATNFSWWGLHTREELLAYLRNCRRSLRAAGMLMLDIYGGPEAQVLQLEERECEGYTYVWDQDLFNPITHEYRCRIHFQFPDGSELNDAFAYHWRLWTVPEVRDLLSDAGFRKVEVFWEGADDQGEPDGDFQVSVEGDTSPAWIAYIVAFR is encoded by the coding sequence ATGTCCAAGCTGGATCCCAAGACCAGTGTCGAACTCACCGCCGCCACCGCCGACAAGCACCGTCTCTACGAGGATGCCGTGCAGAACCCGGCGGCCGAGGTCGAGTTCATCGACCGCGTCTACCGCGGCGAGTTCGACCGCCTGCCCCGCGACCTGCGCGAGGACTTCTGCGGCACCCTGAACCTGGGCTGCGCGTGGGTCCGCGAGCGCGCGGACAACACCGTGCTGGGCGTGGACCTGGACGGCCCCACGCTCGACTGGGGCCGCGCGCACAACGTGGCGCCGCTCGGTGCCGCCGCCGCGCGCGTGACCATGGTGCAGGACGACGTGCGCAACGTGAGCGCACCGTCCGCGGACGTGATCGCCGCCACCAACTTCTCGTGGTGGGGCCTCCATACCCGCGAGGAGCTGCTGGCCTACCTCCGCAACTGCCGCCGGTCCCTGCGCGCGGCAGGCATGCTCATGCTGGACATCTACGGCGGCCCCGAGGCGCAGGTGCTCCAGCTCGAGGAACGCGAGTGCGAAGGCTACACCTACGTGTGGGACCAGGATCTCTTCAACCCCATCACCCACGAGTACCGCTGCAGGATCCATTTCCAGTTTCCGGACGGCAGCGAGCTGAACGACGCCTTCGCCTACCACTGGCGCCTGTGGACCGTGCCCGAGGTCCGCGACCTGCTGTCGGACGCCGGCTTCCGCAAGGTTGAAGTTTTTTGGGAAGGTGCCGATGATCAGGGGGAACCCGACGGGGACTTCCAGGTGAGCGTCGAGGGCGACACCTCCCCGGCCTGGATCGCATACATCGTAGCCTTTCGTTGA
- a CDS encoding efflux RND transporter permease subunit, translating into MKGLIDWFSGNHVAANLLMAFLMLAGVMSALRIKQEVFPQIDLDMVTVQVPYLGASPAEVEEAVCVRVEEAIQGIDGIKKITSTAVENSGVVMAEIEIEAGPEEVLDEIKQAVDRIITFPAETEKPVIQLVESQEQAIDVVIFGDVDEKALKATSERVRDDLLAMSGITQVKVVGARAYEISIEVGEESLRRHGLTFDQVSRAVRAGSLDLPGGSVKTEAGEILVRTKGRRYTGEEYAQLVVISAADGTRLTLDRVADVRDTFEDVDSRSYFDGRPAAMVNVYRVADQAILDVTNTVKRYVQEHEETLPVGLEMAVWSDRSDIYRGRMNLMLKNGAIGLVLVFLTLALFLQPRLAFWVSLGIPISFLGGMWMLPWFDGSLNMISMFAFIVVLGLVVDDAIVVGENIYTHRQMGKSAVRGTREGALEVAAPVIIAVMTTVFAFFPLSQVEGMMGKFMGVIPVVVIAVLMVSLVESLLILPAHLSTVPDASLLHDPARQAARSRWNPLRWQNSFARAFEYFIEHSYRPTLRYALSHRALVVTAATASLALLVGFVGGGHIRFTFMPKIDADNMLCVVDMPAGTTLAGTQAAVDQIMAGLAALKRERSEDGLFVHEYVTIGSQPRSSRTGGPMGGGDTGFIGAHKAEINVELQAGEKRTVGSNVLVTRWRELTGPIAGAKSVSFTSNLFGAGAALELQLSAADVSMLTEASERLKAALAEYPGVQDITDSYEEGKQELRLDLKPAASTLGLTLDDLARQVRQGFYGDEAARIQRGRDDVRVMVRYPEAGRRSLGDIEMMMIRTPSGDEVPFAAVAEVQAGRGYATINRQDRRRIVSVEADVDQNVTNAREVLADLQQSVLPGLLADYPGLHLSFEGEEADRAESMASLGSGFVMALLAIYALLAVLFRSYTQPMIIMSAIPFGFLGAVLGHVAMGWDLTLLSMFGVVALTGVVVNDSLIMIDFINRHRNDGASLAEAVINSGVRRFRPIVLTSLTTFAGLTPILLEKSLQARFLIPMAISLGFGVLFATFITLVLVPVSYMVLEDLKRRRGGRAAEPASFRAAPQAR; encoded by the coding sequence GTGAAGGGACTGATCGACTGGTTTTCCGGCAACCACGTGGCCGCCAACCTGCTCATGGCCTTTCTGATGCTCGCGGGCGTGATGTCCGCCCTGAGGATCAAGCAGGAGGTCTTCCCCCAGATCGACCTGGACATGGTCACGGTGCAGGTGCCCTACCTCGGCGCCAGCCCGGCCGAGGTCGAGGAAGCGGTCTGCGTGCGCGTCGAGGAGGCCATCCAGGGCATCGACGGCATCAAGAAGATCACGTCCACGGCGGTCGAGAATTCAGGCGTGGTCATGGCCGAGATCGAGATCGAGGCCGGCCCCGAGGAGGTGCTCGACGAGATCAAGCAGGCCGTCGACCGCATCATCACCTTCCCGGCGGAGACGGAGAAACCCGTCATCCAGCTGGTCGAATCGCAGGAGCAGGCCATCGACGTGGTGATCTTCGGCGACGTGGACGAGAAGGCGCTCAAGGCCACGTCCGAACGGGTGCGCGACGACCTGCTGGCGATGTCCGGCATCACGCAGGTCAAGGTCGTCGGCGCGCGCGCCTACGAGATATCCATAGAGGTGGGCGAGGAGTCGCTGCGCCGCCACGGCCTGACGTTCGACCAGGTCTCGCGGGCGGTGCGCGCGGGCAGCCTCGATCTGCCCGGCGGCAGCGTCAAGACCGAGGCGGGCGAGATCCTCGTACGCACCAAGGGGCGGCGTTACACCGGCGAGGAGTACGCGCAGCTGGTCGTCATCTCGGCGGCCGACGGCACGCGGTTGACCCTCGACCGGGTCGCCGACGTGCGCGACACCTTCGAGGACGTGGACTCGCGTTCCTACTTCGACGGCAGGCCCGCGGCCATGGTCAACGTCTACCGCGTGGCCGACCAGGCCATCCTGGACGTCACCAACACGGTCAAGCGGTACGTGCAGGAGCATGAGGAGACGCTGCCGGTCGGCCTCGAGATGGCGGTGTGGTCCGACCGCTCGGACATCTACCGCGGCCGCATGAACCTCATGCTCAAGAACGGCGCCATCGGCCTGGTGCTGGTCTTTCTGACCCTGGCGCTCTTCCTGCAGCCGCGCCTGGCGTTCTGGGTGTCGCTGGGCATCCCCATCTCTTTCCTGGGCGGCATGTGGATGCTGCCCTGGTTCGACGGCTCGCTCAACATGATCTCCATGTTCGCCTTCATCGTGGTGCTCGGCCTGGTGGTCGACGACGCCATCGTCGTGGGCGAGAACATCTACACCCACCGGCAGATGGGCAAATCGGCCGTGCGCGGCACCCGCGAGGGCGCCCTGGAAGTGGCCGCGCCGGTGATCATCGCCGTCATGACGACCGTCTTCGCCTTCTTCCCGCTGTCGCAGGTCGAGGGCATGATGGGCAAGTTCATGGGCGTGATCCCGGTGGTGGTGATCGCCGTGCTGATGGTCTCGCTGGTGGAATCGCTGCTGATCCTGCCGGCGCATCTCTCGACGGTGCCGGACGCCAGCCTCCTGCACGATCCCGCCCGGCAGGCCGCCCGCTCGCGCTGGAACCCCCTGCGCTGGCAGAACTCGTTCGCGCGGGCCTTCGAGTACTTCATCGAGCACAGCTACCGCCCGACCCTGCGCTACGCCCTGTCGCATCGCGCGCTGGTGGTGACCGCGGCGACCGCCTCCCTGGCGCTGCTGGTCGGCTTCGTGGGCGGCGGCCACATCCGCTTCACCTTCATGCCCAAGATCGACGCCGACAACATGCTCTGCGTCGTCGACATGCCCGCCGGCACGACCCTGGCCGGGACCCAGGCCGCGGTCGACCAGATCATGGCGGGACTCGCGGCGCTCAAGCGGGAGCGGAGCGAGGACGGCCTCTTCGTACACGAGTACGTGACGATCGGGTCGCAGCCCCGCAGCAGCCGGACGGGAGGTCCCATGGGGGGCGGCGATACCGGCTTCATCGGCGCCCACAAGGCCGAGATCAACGTGGAGCTGCAGGCGGGCGAGAAGCGCACCGTCGGCAGCAACGTGCTGGTCACCCGCTGGCGCGAGCTGACGGGTCCCATCGCCGGCGCCAAGTCGGTGTCGTTCACGTCGAACCTCTTCGGCGCCGGCGCGGCCCTGGAGCTGCAGCTCTCCGCGGCCGACGTCTCCATGCTGACCGAGGCGTCCGAGCGCCTGAAGGCGGCGCTGGCGGAGTATCCCGGCGTCCAGGACATCACCGACAGCTATGAGGAGGGCAAGCAGGAGCTGAGGCTCGACCTCAAGCCCGCGGCCAGCACCCTGGGCCTGACCCTCGACGACCTGGCCCGCCAGGTGCGCCAGGGTTTCTACGGCGACGAGGCCGCCCGCATCCAGCGCGGCCGCGACGACGTGCGCGTCATGGTGCGCTATCCTGAGGCGGGCCGCCGCTCCCTGGGCGACATCGAGATGATGATGATCCGCACGCCGTCGGGCGACGAGGTCCCCTTCGCCGCGGTGGCCGAGGTCCAGGCCGGCCGCGGTTACGCCACGATCAACCGCCAGGACCGCCGGCGCATCGTCAGCGTCGAGGCCGACGTCGACCAGAACGTGACCAATGCCCGCGAGGTGCTGGCTGATCTGCAGCAGAGCGTCCTGCCCGGCCTGTTGGCCGACTACCCGGGGCTGCACCTGTCGTTCGAGGGGGAGGAGGCCGACCGGGCCGAGTCCATGGCGAGCCTGGGCAGCGGCTTCGTGATGGCCCTGCTGGCCATCTACGCCCTGCTGGCGGTGCTCTTCCGTTCGTACACCCAGCCCATGATCATCATGTCGGCCATACCGTTCGGTTTTCTGGGCGCTGTGCTCGGCCACGTGGCGATGGGCTGGGACCTGACCCTGCTCAGCATGTTCGGCGTGGTGGCGCTGACCGGCGTGGTGGTCAACGACTCGCTGATCATGATCGATTTCATCAACCGCCACCGCAACGACGGCGCCTCCCTGGCCGAGGCGGTCATCAACAGCGGCGTGCGCCGCTTCCGGCCCATCGTGCTGACGTCCCTGACCACCTTCGCCGGCCTGACGCCCATTCTGCTGGAGAAGAGCCTGCAGGCGAGGTTCCTGATCCCCATGGCCATCAGCCTGGGCTTCGGCGTGCTGTTCGCCACTTTCATCACGCTGGTCCTGGTGCCGGTCAGCTACATGGTCCTGGAGGATCTGAAGCGGCGCCGCGGGGGACGCGCCGCCGAACCGGCGTCGTTCCGGGCCGCGCCCCAGGCGCGGTAG